The Candidatus Arthromitus sp. SFB-mouse-Japan genome includes a region encoding these proteins:
- a CDS encoding ParA family protein has translation MKKICVFNQKGGVGKTTTNINLASYLSLEGFKTLVIDMDPQGNASSGLGVDKNKFNWSMYDLFVYDRDINSLIIESDIIKNLYLIPSSINLAAAEVELINIKNREFLLKEYIAKLNNSFDFVFIDCPPSLGFLSLNSLVASDSLIIPIQCEFYALEGLSQLINTINLVNQSLNKSLYIEGVILNMFDSRAKLSNEVVSEVNKFFKDKVYSTIIPRNIKLAESPSYGLPIMLYDEKCKGAISYKALAKEFIFKQRRSGL, from the coding sequence ATGAAAAAAATATGTGTGTTTAATCAAAAAGGTGGTGTTGGTAAAACAACTACTAATATTAATTTGGCTAGTTATCTGTCTTTAGAAGGTTTTAAAACCCTAGTTATTGACATGGATCCTCAGGGTAATGCTTCTAGTGGTTTAGGTGTTGATAAAAACAAATTCAATTGGTCAATGTATGATTTATTTGTCTATGATAGAGATATTAACTCATTAATAATTGAAAGTGATATAATTAAAAATCTATATCTCATCCCTTCTAGTATAAATCTTGCTGCAGCAGAAGTAGAGTTAATTAATATCAAAAACAGAGAATTCCTGTTGAAAGAATATATTGCCAAATTAAATAATTCTTTTGACTTCGTTTTTATCGATTGTCCGCCTTCTTTAGGCTTTTTAAGCTTAAACTCTTTGGTTGCTAGCGATAGTCTTATAATTCCTATACAATGTGAGTTTTATGCTTTAGAAGGTTTAAGTCAATTAATAAATACGATAAATCTGGTTAATCAATCTCTTAATAAGTCTCTCTATATTGAAGGAGTTATTCTTAATATGTTTGATTCACGTGCAAAGCTTAGTAATGAAGTTGTATCTGAAGTTAATAAATTTTTTAAGGATAAAGTGTATTCCACTATAATCCCTAGGAATATTAAACTCGCTGAATCTCCTAGCTATGGCCTTCCTATTATGTTGTATGATGAAAAATGTAAAGGCGCCATTTCTTATAAAGCTTTAGCTAAAGAATTCATTTTCAAACAAAGGAGAAGTGGTCTATGA
- a CDS encoding ParB/RepB/Spo0J family partition protein → MKKNVLGKGLNSLIPNYENKNSDPNNYTLLNIELLYANVNQPRKHFNDSSLHDLSKSIEIHGIIQPLIVSESNGKYLIVAGERRYRAAKIIKLDKIPCIIIEKSTDEILELSLIENIQRDDLNPIEEARAFKNLIDNFNITHECLSEKLSISRTSITNKLRLLKLSSIVQDYILNEDITEGHGKILAGVKDEHLQIEISNKIIDEDLNVRQTEKLIQSIFSKPKEKINCKNDVYINDLKLNLENYFGTKVSIHNKKNKGNIQIEYYSVEDLNRILDLIYSKDV, encoded by the coding sequence ATGAAAAAAAATGTTCTAGGTAAAGGATTGAATTCTCTAATACCGAATTATGAAAATAAAAATTCTGATCCTAATAATTATACCCTCTTAAATATTGAATTACTATATGCTAATGTTAATCAACCTCGCAAACATTTTAATGATTCTAGTTTGCACGACCTAAGTAAATCCATCGAAATTCATGGAATAATTCAACCACTAATTGTTAGTGAATCTAATGGTAAATATTTGATAGTTGCTGGTGAGCGCAGGTATAGGGCAGCTAAAATAATAAAACTTGATAAAATACCATGTATAATTATTGAAAAATCTACTGATGAGATACTTGAATTATCTCTTATAGAAAACATACAAAGAGATGATTTAAATCCAATAGAAGAAGCTAGGGCATTCAAAAATCTTATAGACAATTTTAATATTACTCATGAATGTCTGTCAGAAAAATTATCTATTTCAAGAACTTCTATAACCAATAAGCTAAGATTATTAAAATTATCTTCTATAGTTCAAGATTATATATTAAATGAAGATATAACAGAGGGGCATGGTAAAATTTTAGCTGGAGTAAAAGATGAACACCTTCAGATAGAAATATCTAATAAAATAATAGATGAAGATCTTAATGTGAGACAAACGGAAAAATTAATTCAATCTATATTCTCAAAACCTAAAGAAAAAATTAACTGTAAAAATGATGTATATATAAATGATTTGAAGCTCAATTTAGAAAACTATTTTGGAACAAAAGTATCAATACATAACAAAAAAAATAAAGGTAATATTCAAATAGAATATTACTCAGTAGAAGATTTAAATAGAATATTAGATTTAATATATTCAAAAGACGTATAA
- a CDS encoding aminotransferase class V-fold PLP-dependent enzyme, which produces MNLYFDNSSTSFPKPQNVIDSINNFSINIGASPSRGYYDLSIKSSKILFECRELLCDFFKFDSPENIVFSYNATYAFNILLQSIVNSNIFNDIPHFLVSNLDHNCTLRPLINLKNKNKITLDIISCDQNMFLNFNELYCKITSKTKFIVISHMSNVLGNIQNIEKLSDICKKLKIFLILDIAQSAGLVNIDLTKIYFSALIFTGHKNLFSTSGIGGFIISNELLNVCDNYFLGGTGSSSSSLLSKSDMPDYFEIGTHNMIGIYSLLNGVKFINTCGLNFIYDKKKEVVKNIYDQLSNINDIIIINNVLLKHQNSNLCINFKNLSPDVAAHMLNKYYGICVRSGLHCSPNTHKIINTYPLGCIRISPSIFNDVKDVNYLVSSIKKICNVSRRT; this is translated from the coding sequence ATGAATTTATATTTTGATAATTCTTCAACAAGTTTTCCAAAACCTCAGAACGTAATAGATTCTATAAATAATTTCTCTATCAATATTGGAGCTAGTCCAAGTAGAGGATATTACGATTTATCAATAAAATCTAGTAAAATTCTCTTTGAATGCCGAGAATTATTGTGTGATTTCTTTAAATTTGATTCTCCTGAAAATATAGTGTTTTCATATAATGCAACCTATGCATTCAATATACTACTTCAAAGCATCGTAAATTCAAATATTTTTAATGATATACCCCATTTTTTGGTTTCAAACTTAGATCATAACTGCACCTTAAGACCACTAATTAATTTAAAAAATAAAAATAAAATAACACTAGACATAATTAGTTGTGACCAAAATATGTTCTTAAATTTCAATGAACTATATTGTAAAATAACATCTAAAACAAAATTTATAGTAATATCTCATATGTCTAACGTTTTAGGTAATATCCAAAACATTGAAAAATTATCTGATATTTGTAAAAAATTGAAAATTTTCTTAATTTTAGATATAGCTCAAAGTGCAGGTCTTGTAAATATAGACCTAACTAAAATTTATTTCTCAGCATTAATTTTTACTGGCCATAAAAACTTATTTTCAACCTCTGGAATTGGTGGATTTATAATATCAAATGAACTTTTAAATGTGTGTGATAATTATTTTTTGGGTGGAACTGGAAGCTCTTCATCATCATTATTGTCTAAATCCGATATGCCTGACTATTTTGAAATTGGAACACATAACATGATCGGTATTTATTCTTTACTAAATGGTGTAAAATTTATAAATACATGTGGTTTAAATTTTATATACGATAAAAAAAAGGAGGTTGTTAAAAATATATATGACCAACTTTCTAATATTAATGATATAATTATAATAAACAACGTCCTTTTAAAACATCAAAATTCTAATCTGTGTATTAATTTTAAAAATTTATCTCCAGATGTAGCCGCACATATGTTGAACAAATATTATGGCATATGTGTTAGATCTGGCTTGCACTGTTCTCCAAATACCCATAAAATTATTAATACATACCCATTAGGCTGTATCCGTATAAGTCCCTCAATCTTTAACGATGTTAAAGATGTTAATTATCTGGTTTCATCCATTAAAAAAATTTGTAATGTTTCACGTAGAACATAA